In Rahnella aquatilis CIP 78.65 = ATCC 33071, one DNA window encodes the following:
- the xerD gene encoding site-specific tyrosine recombinase XerD codes for MSKQDNARPQDVTPEQAAQAVNEADQSLTEQFLDMLWIERNLAENTLSSYRQDLKSLLGWLHHNNTDLLHVSAEDLQLFLSERIEGGYKATSSARLLSAMRRLFQYMNRESVRQDDPTALLSSPKLPQRLPKDLSEAQVDALLASPSVDVPLELRDKAMLELLYATGLRVSELVGLTLSDLSLRQGVVRVIGKGNKERLVPMGEEAVYWIENYFEHGRPWLLNGQSLDIVFPSNRAQQMTRQTFWHRIKHYAILAGIDAERLSPHVLRHAFATHLLNHGADLRVVQMLLGHSDLSTTQIYTHVATERLKLLHQQHHPRA; via the coding sequence ATGTCAAAACAAGATAATGCGCGTCCTCAGGATGTTACGCCTGAGCAGGCGGCACAAGCGGTCAATGAGGCCGATCAGAGCCTGACTGAGCAGTTTCTGGATATGCTCTGGATCGAGCGCAATCTCGCTGAAAATACGTTGTCGTCCTACCGTCAGGATCTGAAATCCCTGCTGGGCTGGCTGCATCATAACAACACGGATCTGCTGCATGTCAGCGCCGAAGATTTACAGCTATTCCTTTCCGAGAGGATCGAGGGGGGATACAAAGCCACCAGCTCAGCACGGTTGCTCAGCGCGATGCGTCGCCTCTTTCAGTATATGAACCGCGAATCCGTGCGCCAGGATGACCCGACCGCGCTGCTGTCTTCGCCAAAATTACCGCAACGCCTGCCGAAAGACCTCAGCGAGGCGCAGGTTGACGCATTGCTGGCCTCACCGAGTGTTGATGTGCCTCTTGAACTGCGCGATAAAGCTATGCTGGAGCTGCTTTATGCCACCGGTTTGCGTGTTTCCGAACTGGTCGGACTGACGCTCAGCGATCTGAGCCTGCGCCAGGGGGTGGTGCGGGTTATCGGTAAAGGCAACAAAGAACGGCTGGTACCGATGGGCGAAGAAGCCGTGTACTGGATCGAAAATTATTTCGAACACGGCAGGCCGTGGCTGCTGAACGGACAGTCGCTGGATATCGTGTTCCCCAGTAACCGGGCGCAGCAAATGACACGCCAGACGTTCTGGCATCGCATCAAACACTATGCGATCCTTGCGGGCATTGATGCGGAACGGTTGTCTCCCCACGTTCTGCGCCATGCTTTCGCCACCCACTTATTGAATCACGGTGCGGATCTGCGCGTCGTGCAAATGTTGTTAGGTCACAGTGACTTATCGACCACGCAAATCTATACCCATGTAGCGACTGAACGACTCAAACTGCTACATCAACAACATCATCCCCGTGCGTAA
- the dsbC gene encoding bifunctional protein-disulfide isomerase/oxidoreductase DsbC, giving the protein MKKGLMLLTLLAACMSSAVHADEAAIKATLGKLGMSHAGIQPSPVTGLSAVSTDSGTLYITDDGKHVLQGPLYDVSGSHPVNVTNKTLVKKMDALQNEMIIYKAKNEKHVITVFTDITCGYCHKLHQQMQDYNDLGITIRYLAFPRQGLNSKTEKDMQSIWCTGNRKTNFDAAMRGDDITPATCKTSDIAKHFELGVQFGVTGTPAIVLEDGTLIPGYQPPKEMAAMLDQQDPSHKTGG; this is encoded by the coding sequence ATGAAAAAAGGTTTAATGCTGCTGACACTTCTGGCTGCGTGTATGAGTTCCGCGGTCCATGCTGACGAAGCAGCAATCAAAGCCACGTTGGGCAAACTGGGCATGAGCCATGCCGGGATCCAGCCTTCGCCGGTAACCGGTTTGAGTGCGGTCTCTACCGACAGCGGCACCCTTTACATTACCGACGACGGCAAGCACGTTTTGCAGGGCCCGCTGTATGACGTCAGCGGCAGCCATCCGGTTAACGTCACCAACAAAACGCTGGTGAAGAAGATGGATGCGTTACAAAACGAGATGATCATTTATAAAGCCAAAAACGAAAAGCATGTGATCACGGTGTTTACTGACATCACCTGCGGCTATTGCCACAAGCTGCATCAGCAGATGCAGGACTATAACGATCTTGGCATAACCATCCGTTATCTGGCCTTCCCGCGTCAGGGGCTGAATTCCAAAACCGAGAAAGACATGCAGTCGATCTGGTGTACAGGCAACCGCAAAACCAACTTTGATGCGGCAATGCGTGGCGATGACATCACGCCTGCTACCTGCAAAACCAGTGATATTGCGAAACACTTTGAGCTGGGCGTTCAGTTCGGCGTGACAGGCACTCCGGCCATCGTGCTGGAAGACGGAACGTTGATCCCTGGTTATCAGCCGCCAAAAGAAATGGCCGCCATGCTCGACCAGCAGGATCCTTCACATAAAACCGGTGGTTGA